One segment of Falco peregrinus isolate bFalPer1 chromosome 4, bFalPer1.pri, whole genome shotgun sequence DNA contains the following:
- the PDXK gene encoding pyridoxal kinase, protein MEPERECRVLSIQSHVVRGYVGNKAATFPLQVLGFEVDTVNSVQFSNHTGYAHWKGQVLNSDELHELYEGLKLNKVNRYDYVLTGYTRDTSFLAMVVDIVQELKQQNSNLVYVCDPVMGDKWNGEGSMYVPKDLLPVYRDKVVPVADIITPNQFEAELLTGRKIHTEKEALEVMDMLHAMGPETVVITSSDLQAPLGNDYLIALGSHRKTKADGTKMTQRIRVESPKVDAVFVGTGDLFAAMLLAWTHKHPNNLKVACEKTVSAMQHVLQRTIKSAKAQAGEGNKPNSAQLELRMVQSKKDIENPDIIVKATVL, encoded by the exons GTTTTGGGATTTGAAGTTGATACAGTGAACTCTGTCCAGTTTTCAAACCACACAG GTTATGCCCACTGGAAGGGTCAGGTGTTAAATTCAGATGAACTTCATGAGCTCTATGAAGGACTTAAGCTGAACAAGGTCAACCGGTATGATTATGTACTCACAG gatATACAAGAGACACATCGTTTCTTGCAATGGTGGTGGATATTGTCCAGGAGTTAAAGCAACAGAATTCTAACCTAGTATATG TATGCGATCCAGTAATGGGTGACAAATGGAATGGAGAAGGCTCTATG TATGTGCCCAAGGATCTCCTCCCAGTCTACAGGGACAAAGTTGTACCTGTTGCTGACATAATTACTCCTAACCAGTTTGAAGCTGA GTTACTCACGGGCAGGAAgattcacacagaaaaagaagcttTAGAG GTAATGGATATGCTCCATGCCATGGGACCAGAAACTGTTGTGATCACAAGCTCAGATCTACAGGCACCTCTAGGAAATGACTACCTAATTGCTCTGGGAAGCCACAGAAAAA CTAAAGCAGATGGTACCAAGATGACACAAAGGATTCGAGTGGAGTCTCCTAAAGTGGATGCTGTTTTTGTTGGAACAGGAGACTTGTTTGCTGCTATGCTTTTGGCATGGACGCATAAGCATCCAAACAATTTGAAG GTGGCATGTGAAAAGACTGTGTCAGCCATGCAACATGTTCTGCAAAGGACCATTAAGAGTGCGAAAG CccaagctggagaaggaaacaaaccaaactcaGCCCAGCTGGAACTGAGAATGGTCCAAAGCAAAAAGGACATAGAAAACCCAGACATCATAGTGAAAGCCACCGTGTTATAA